In Clostridium butyricum, the genomic stretch CATTTCCAACCTGCACCCATTCTGGATATACTCCATTTGATTTTAATGTACTCATCACATCATAGGTATAATTATAAACTGCATCCATTAAACCATTAAAGTCATAGTTTGCCCATGCTGCTGGTTTAGCTTGTTGTCCAGGATCACACCATGTATCACTGTAATGAAAATCTATCATTATTCTAAATCCCATATTTTTTGCACGTACCGCTTGTTTTACTACATCATCTTTGTTGCAAAAACCACGTGAAGGATTAACCCATACCCTAAATCGAATTGAATTTATCCCATGGTCTTTTAATATTTGTAAACAATCCTGTTTAACACCATTGTCATTATAAAAGTTCCATTTATAATATTCCATTTCTGATAGCCATCCTACATCAGCTCCCTTTGCAAAAGAAGTAGCTGCCTGAACTTTCTTAGTTGGAAAAAGAGAAATAGTTAACATTAGAATTACACACAATACTAGAGAAAAAATACTTCTAAAATTTTTAATCAACATAAAATCCCCCTTGTACATTTTGAAATGTGAATTTTTAGTTAAGTTTGTATTTAACCAGTTTATAAATTATCATTTTATTTAAACCTTTTACTCATAATAGATTTACAGTAATTTATAATATTTATTTTTTTAAAACCTTTACTCCATACTTTTCTAATCTTATTTCTTTACTTACTAATTCACCTGAAATCATGTCAATATACTCTTCTTTTTCTAACACTAATTTCTTTTCTTCATCTGTAAAATTCATCACAAAAATATAAATATTATTTTCATTATGACGCATTTTTACTGTAACTCCTTTAGGAATCTGTCCATCTATAACACTCTTAATTTCCAAATCCTCAATAATCTTTGAATAAAAAGAATTATTAAAATCTTCTCCAGTTCTTGCAGCAATATGATATGCTTTTCCCTTACCATATTTATTTACTGTTACTGCTGGCATGTCTTTATAAAAATCACTTTCATATACAGCAAGAATATCTGCTGTTTCAGTATGGATTAATTCACAATAATCTTTAACTTTATAATTGCCTTGTAAATTTTCTATATTATTATCCGTAAATACTATATGATTTGATTCATTATCATACAATGAATCTATTTCTTCTGCCCATATTCCTGTTACATCTCTTAATGGTCCTGGAAATCCTCCAAGAAAACATAAATCATTTTCATCAACAATTCCAGTCCAGTATGTTGTTACAAGTGTTCCACCATTTTTAACGAATTCATTTATTCGCTCTGCAGCACCAGATCTTATCATATAAAGCATTGGTGCTGCAAGAATCTTGTATTTTGAGAACTCACAATCCATATCTATAACATCAACACTTATTCCTTTATCAAAGAAAACTTCATAGATATCTTCACATGTTTTTGTATAGTTCTTTTTCTTCATCTTTAAGCCCTGTAAATCATCTATTGCCCATCTGTTTTCCCAGTCGTATATTATTGCTACATCACTTTTTGTGACAGCTCCCTTTACTTCTTTAATTTTTTCTAAAACCTGTCCAACTTCTGTAACTTCTCTGAATACTCTTGTATTTTCATGACCGCAATGATCAACTACAGCTCCATGTAATTTTTCAGAAGCACCTCTTCCTTTTCTCCATTGAAAATACAGCACTGAATCTGACCCATGTGCTATACTCTGCATTGCTGACAATAAATGCATTCCGGGCTTTTTAAGCTTATTTACTTCCTGCCAATTCACAAGACTTGGGGTATTTTCCATAACAAGAAATGGTTGTCCATCTTTAAAACTTCTATTTATATCATGAATAAATGATGTTTCAACACCTATTTTATAATTACCTTCCTCTTCAGAATGCCACCTAGGATATGTGTCCCATGATATAATATCTACTTCCTTAGCAAATTTCCAATAATTAAGGCCTCCATATGTGCCCATAAAGTTCGTTGTAATTGGTATATCTGGTGTTATTTCTCGGATAGGTTCAATTTCATTTTTATAAAAATCTATTGTTTGTGTTGTCACAAATCTCTTCCAGTCAAGATTATGCCCATGTACGAATATCTCACCTTTTTCAGATGGACTTTCAATTTGTGAAAAATCATTAAATCTATGACTCCAGAATCCTGTCCACCACGCTGAATTTAATTTTTCAATGTCATTATCATATTTACTTCTAAGAAAATTTCTAAATGCTTCCTGACACTTTTCACAATGACACTCACCACCATATTCATTTGATATATGCCACATTATAAGTGATTTACTATGCTTATATCTTTTTGCTAACATTTTGTTTATAGCCTTTGTTTTTTCCCTATATACTTGAGAAGTATAACAATGATTATGTCTCTGACCATGAAGATTTTTTGTTCTATCACTGTTTACTCTCAAAACTTCAGGATATTTTTCTGACAACCATGCTGGTCTTGCACCACTTGGTGTTGCTAGTATTACATTTATATTGTTCTTTTCCATTCTCTCCATAAGTTCATCAAGCCATTCAAATGTATACTTTCCCTCTTCCGGTTCTATAGCGCTCCACCCAAAAATATTAATAGAAACAGTATTACAATTAGCAAGTTTCATTAGACGTACATCTTCTTTTAAAACCTCTGGATATTCTAACCATTGATCTGGATTGTAATCTCCTCCATGAAGAAATTTCGTAATATTTTTATTAAATAACTCATAATTTTTATTCATAATAATATTTCTCCTTTTTTCATATATGAAATTTTTCTTTGCTCGTTTCTTTTAATTTTTTAAAAAGACAGATAAACTTATTTATGTTTATCTGTCTTTACAGTAAAAAGTACAATAATTATAGTATTAATAATTTAGAAAATATTAAGTTATTAATTTTCTACCATCAACTATTAGCTGTTGTGCTGTTTCATGTATTCTGCAACTTGCTTTTCACATTCAGCATAAATCTTATCAAATCCAGCTTCATTTAATTTTTCTTTATATTCTTTAACTGCTACTTCAACATCACTGCACATACCAAGATCTATTGGAACACCATATTGTGTAATTACATTTCCTACTGCTGCCATTTCATTTTTCACATTACTATCATCAAATGAGAATGCTGCAAGGGGATTTGTAACTGTATATTCTTTTTCCCATTTATCTTTAATTTGACCTACTATAGGTGGTTCATCAGCTGGACTACGTCCTAATTTTTGGCTATACCATCCCCATGGGCATACATTTGCAGTTGGGAATCCATCACTACCATCTAAAGATGTATATTTATCATCACCGTCAGCTTTATAGTGCTTGCCTTCAATACCATACCAAGTTAAATCATAAATATCTTTATCATATCTCAATAAATCAATTGCCATTAATGCTCTTTCTGGATTCTTAGAAATTGAATTTATTGCAATACCATTGTTAGTATAAGTATTAATCATTCTGTTTATTCCAGTTGTCTGGTCTGCAACCTGTACATTCCATTCTGGATGAGTTTTATTCATTCTCTCAGCTCTATCAGCAACAGATCCTATGTTCCATACCATTGTTGCAGTTTTTCCTGCCATAAAATCTTCATCTCTTGTTGCCTTACTTGAAATTGAGTCACTTGACCAATATCCCTTATCTGCAAATTCTTTCATCTTCTTTGCATACTCTAAATATTCTGGTCTATCTACATATGCAAATATCTTTCCACTCTGATCATTTACATCAAATCCTATACTTGGAGTTGGAACACCTGCAATCCCTCCAAAAGCATATTTCTCCATCATATATGGATATTGAAGATTTTGTCCTCCACCATTTGCAATTACTTTAATTCCACTTTCAGTATCCTTTGATACTGCATCCATGTATGCTTCAAGATCATCATAATTTTCAATCTTTTCTATTCCATATTTCTTCATCAAATCTCCTCTGGCACCAAATACTCTTGTACCATATTCAACTTGATCACTTGGAATCATATATATCTTATCATTTATCTTAGCCTGTTCCCATGCTTCTTTTGGTTCATTTTCATATATATT encodes the following:
- a CDS encoding beta-galactosidase encodes the protein MNKNYELFNKNITKFLHGGDYNPDQWLEYPEVLKEDVRLMKLANCNTVSINIFGWSAIEPEEGKYTFEWLDELMERMEKNNINVILATPSGARPAWLSEKYPEVLRVNSDRTKNLHGQRHNHCYTSQVYREKTKAINKMLAKRYKHSKSLIMWHISNEYGGECHCEKCQEAFRNFLRSKYDNDIEKLNSAWWTGFWSHRFNDFSQIESPSEKGEIFVHGHNLDWKRFVTTQTIDFYKNEIEPIREITPDIPITTNFMGTYGGLNYWKFAKEVDIISWDTYPRWHSEEEGNYKIGVETSFIHDINRSFKDGQPFLVMENTPSLVNWQEVNKLKKPGMHLLSAMQSIAHGSDSVLYFQWRKGRGASEKLHGAVVDHCGHENTRVFREVTEVGQVLEKIKEVKGAVTKSDVAIIYDWENRWAIDDLQGLKMKKKNYTKTCEDIYEVFFDKGISVDVIDMDCEFSKYKILAAPMLYMIRSGAAERINEFVKNGGTLVTTYWTGIVDENDLCFLGGFPGPLRDVTGIWAEEIDSLYDNESNHIVFTDNNIENLQGNYKVKDYCELIHTETADILAVYESDFYKDMPAVTVNKYGKGKAYHIAARTGEDFNNSFYSKIIEDLEIKSVIDGQIPKGVTVKMRHNENNIYIFVMNFTDEEKKLVLEKEEYIDMISGELVSKEIRLEKYGVKVLKK
- a CDS encoding ABC transporter substrate-binding protein, whose protein sequence is MVFRKILKRMISVGLTTVIVGTLMMGCGSKANVGGANSDPSKLDPVTLKMYLIGDKPKDFDEVYGKVNEIMKEKINATLDISFLPWSDMTTKYQLLFQSGENFDIIFTASSWGYYSQVATKNGFYEITDDMLKEYAPNIYENEPKEAWEQAKINDKIYMIPSDQVEYGTRVFGARGDLMKKYGIEKIENYDDLEAYMDAVSKDTESGIKVIANGGGQNLQYPYMMEKYAFGGIAGVPTPSIGFDVNDQSGKIFAYVDRPEYLEYAKKMKEFADKGYWSSDSISSKATRDEDFMAGKTATMVWNIGSVADRAERMNKTHPEWNVQVADQTTGINRMINTYTNNGIAINSISKNPERALMAIDLLRYDKDIYDLTWYGIEGKHYKADGDDKYTSLDGSDGFPTANVCPWGWYSQKLGRSPADEPPIVGQIKDKWEKEYTVTNPLAAFSFDDSNVKNEMAAVGNVITQYGVPIDLGMCSDVEVAVKEYKEKLNEAGFDKIYAECEKQVAEYMKQHNS